One part of the Glycine soja cultivar W05 chromosome 11, ASM419377v2, whole genome shotgun sequence genome encodes these proteins:
- the LOC114376781 gene encoding heavy metal-associated isoprenylated plant protein 27-like, which yields MGVQNIISGLVRCWQGCWHEELETVEIGLATVEIMMMNMYCQCKGCKRKVKRSVKNMEGVREVEVDLEQGKLTVTGYVDPNEVLERVRRRAWKESEFWAMADEPYVVPYAYAPQPYVLQPKHDTEPPTLAHASFFQDLNYATPFNHDNPNACSIM from the exons ATGGGTGTCCAGAATATCATTTCGGGGCTCGTTCGATGCTGGCAAGGTTGTTGGCACGAGGAACTTGAG ACAGTGGAGATTGGATTAGCGACAGTGGAGATAATGATGATGAATATGTATTGTCAGTGCAAAGGGTGCAAGAGAAAGGTGAAGAGATCAGTGAAAAACATGGAGGGCGTGAGGGAAGTGGAAGTGGATTTAGAGCAGGGGAAGCTCACCGTCACAGGCTATGTGGATCCAAACGAGGTTTTGGAGCGTGTGAGGCGCCGCGCGTGGAAGGAATCTGAGTTCTGGGCCATGGCCGATGAACCCTACGTCGTTCCGTACGCTTATGCACCTCAACCCTACGTGCTGCAGCCTAAGCATGATACAGAACCACCCACTCTTGCCCATGCAAGCTTCTTCCAGGACCTCAATTATGCCACACCTTTCAACCATGACAACCCAAATGCTTGCTCTATCATGTAA
- the LOC114376787 gene encoding heavy metal-associated isoprenylated plant protein 27-like codes for MEARVEIKVRMQCECTGCDRKVEKMKKSVQGMEGVAQVQVDREEQGNCKLTVIGRVDPNHVLKALRRLTHKKVELLPVPQVQDDVVPQPSQPEPVNVHNVLRHDHDDQEASMLPRANFLGDPNYTTAFSEDSPNACPIM; via the coding sequence ATGGAGGCGAGAGTGGAGATAAAGGTGCGAATGCAATGCGAATGCACAGGGTGCGATAGAAAGgtggagaaaatgaagaaatcagTGCAAGGCATGGAGGGTGTGGCGCAGGTGCAAGTGGATCGAGAGGAGCAAGGCAACTGCAAGCTCACTGTCATTGGCCGCGTCGATCCAAACCATGTTTTGAAGGCTCTGAGACGCCTCACGCACAAGAAGGTTGAACTGTTGCCAGTGCCCCAAGTCCAAGACGACGTCGTTCCGCAACCGAGCCAACCCGAACCCGTGAACGTCCACAACGTGCTGCGTCATGATCACGACGATCAAGAAGCTTCGATGCTTCCACGTGCGAACTTCTTAGGCGACCCGAATTACACCACTGCCTTCAGCGAGGATAGTCCAAATGCTTGTCCTATTATGTGA
- the LOC114375175 gene encoding uncharacterized protein LOC114375175: MYVLSGWEGSAHDSKVLSDALARKNGLKVPQGKYYLVDCGFPNRRKFLAPYRGVRYHLQDFAGHGNDPENEKELFNLRHASLRNVIERIFGIFKSRFTIFKSAPPFLFKTQAELVLTCAALHNFLRKECRSDEFPVEPTDESSSSSSVLPNYEDNDHEPIVQTQEQEREDANIWRTNIGSDMWKNANN; the protein is encoded by the coding sequence ATGTACGTTCTTAGCGGGTGGGAGGGTTCAGCACATGATTCCAAGGTGTTAAGTGATGCTTTGGCAAGGAAGAATGGACTTAAAGTGCCCCAAGGTAAGTATTATCTGGTGGATTGTGGATTTCCTAATCGACGCAAATTTTTAGCCCCATATCGAGGTGTACGATATCATCTACAAGATTTTGCAGGTCACGGTAATGACcctgaaaatgaaaaggaattatTTAATCTTCGTCATGCATCCTTAAGGAATGTGATTGAGAGGATATTTGGTATTTTTAAATCGCGGTTCACAATTTTTAAGTCAGCACCTCCATTTCTATTTAAAACACAAGCAGAGCTTGTGTTGACATGTGCAGCACTTCATAATTTTCTTCGCAAAGAATGTCGTTCTGATGAATTTCCAGTGGAACCTACTGACgagtcttcatcttcatcttcagtgTTACCAAATTACGAAGACAATGATCATGAACCCATTGTTCAAACACAAGAGCAGGAACGAGAAGATGCTAATATATGGAGGACTAATATAGGTTCAGATATGTGGAAAAATGCTAATAATTAG
- the LOC114375174 gene encoding GDSL esterase/lipase EXL3-like: protein MKFLFQNLLSQLPIVILWYFSTVIISQQHVSAVSLPNNETVPAVIVFGDSIVDSGNNNYINTILKCNFQPYGRDFAGGNQPTGRFSNGLTPSDIIAAKFGVKKILPAYLDPKLQPQDLLTGVSFASGGSGYDPLTSKTVSVLSLSDQLDKFSEYKNKIKETVGENRMATIISKSIYVLCTGSNDIANTYSLSPVRRAHYDVPEYTDLMASQATNFLQELYGLGARRIGVIGLPVLGCVPSQRTIQGGILRSCSDFENQAAMLFNSKLSSQTDALNKNFPEARFVYLDIYNPLLNMIQNPSTYGFKVTNEGCCGTGIIEAGILCNPFTLQICSNTANYIFWDSFHPTEEAYNVLCSLVLDNKIKDFF from the exons ATGAAGTTTCTCTTTCAAAATCTTCTTTCTCAATTGCCTATAGTCATTCTTTGGTATTTTTCCACTGTTATCATCTCTCAACAACATGTTAGTGCTGTGAGTCTACCAAACAATGAAACTGTCCCAGCAGTCATTGTTTTTGGGGATTCTATAGTGGATTCAGGTAACAACAACTACATCAACACCATACTCAAATGCAATTTCCAACCATATGGTAGAGATTTTGCTGGAGGAAATCAACCAACCGGGAGGTTCAGCAATGGTTTAACCCCATCAGACATCATTG CTGCAAAATTTGGAGTCAAGAAGATTTTACCAGCTTATCTTGATCCAAAACTGCAACCTCAAGATCTCCTCACAGGCGTCAGCTTTGCATCCGGTGGCTCCGGATATGATCCTCTAACTTCTAAAACAGTA TCCGTGCTATCATTATCAGATCAACTAGACAAGTTCAGCGAATACAAAAACAAGATAAAGGAAACAGTTGGAGAAAATAGAATGGCCACAATAATATCAAAAAGCATATACGTCTTGTGCACAGGAAGTAATGACATTGCCAATACTTACTCTCTATCACCGGTTAGGAGAGCACATTATGACGTTCCAGAATACACGGACTTAATGGCTTCACAAGCCACAAACTTCTTGCAG GAACTTTATGGACTAGGAGCTAGAAGAATTGGAGTAATTGGTTTGCCTGTTCTTGGGTGCGTGCCCTcacaaagaacaattcaaggaGGCATATTGAGATCATGTTCAGATTTTGAAAACCAAGCAGCAATGCTCTTCAACAGCAAACTCTCATCCCAAACTGATGCCCTAAATAAAAATTTCCCCGAGGCTAGATTTGTGTACCTTGATATTTACAACCCATTATTGAATATGATTCAAAACCCTTCCACATATG GTTTTAAGGTAACAAACGAAGGATGCTGTGGCACTGGAATTATTGAAGCAGGCATACTTTGCAACCCTTTCACCCTACAAATATGTTCAAATACCGCAAACTACATATTCTGGGACAGTTTCCATCCTACGGAAGAGGCCTACAATGTGCTTTGTTCTTTGGTGCTTGATAACAAAATCAAGGATTTCTTCTGA